Within Solenopsis invicta isolate M01_SB unplaced genomic scaffold, UNIL_Sinv_3.0 scaffold_3212, whole genome shotgun sequence, the genomic segment CACGCCGCCGGAAGAGATCTCCGCAACACCGGGGCCAGCCATCGCGGGAACCACCACCCAGCAGACCGCCGCCAGCGAACCCACCGCTCCGACACCGGTCTCGCCAGCAGACGCCAAGGCCTCTAAAGCACCGGAGACCGCAGCCACCACCAAGAGCGGTGCACGCCCGGACCGACCGCCAATACCGGTGCGAGTCACCGACGACCTAACAGTGCACGTGCCATACTACGCGGCCACGATTTCGCGAGTATACAAGATCCGTCTCGCCAACCGCCGCTTCACGCTTCGTTTCGGTCGTAATGGCCAGTgccactacgtgcgggaattcccggcgtagtggccaaAGTTCGCCACTCACAGAGGGGAGGGGtgatgtaacaaaacgcccctccacctcgcgcgcactgccactccgctccgtccacccgagcaatacaccggcagaacgccacgtgcgcgcaccgagctaacctgccgtcgcgatcacgcggcagcacgcgcgccgcccgtggcgttcgacaacgctcccactccgggccagccgaccgaacgcacggattagtccgcccaaccgtgcgttcggatatataagccggcagtgggaacgccgagacagatcttcccggtccgccgaatccgacaggtcgagtatcctcgaccacactccgactcccaagaggacgagaatactcgcctcatcctgactcccctcgacgagcatcctcgtcgttccgacTAAcagagtatcctcggctaatcctgtcataccgaataccgtgcaccaccaatcacggcgagcatcctcgccgtagccgggtatcctcggctaatcctgtcctaccgaacaccgtacacagccaatcacggcgagcatcctcgccgtgctccgtagccgagtatcctcggcgaatcaccgcccacgacgagcatcctcgtcgagtccgcaggctgggtatccctagccaatcccatccgtcctctccctcagggaagagtctctcgtaacctaaaagggcatccgcgtcctgacgagaacttcgccactttttgcacgaggcggctcgggcgagacgcggaatcgtcgccgacgctccaatcccgcgttccgcgactccccgaccaccccggacaccgtgtccgtttaaaaACACCGCGTTTAGTTAAGTTCTTATTATGTATCTTTTGTAAGTAGATTTATTACGTGTCGCTTTACCATTTCACCCGTGTTATTACGGACATCACAATTTGATTCTTTTAGTGTAAATGTAATCCCGGCTCTCGCTTAACGTTTTCATTGAGCAAGCGCGTCGTCGTCCGTGCACCGTCACCCAAGCTAGCGATTCCGACAGCTCAACGGCGATTGGCCGCCGCGATTACCGcaagccaatcgcgtccccgcttaggctagGTCCACTTGCCACGAGGCGCTAGACACCATAAACCACAAGGCTATGTGTAAATATTGCAGCTAAAAATAAAGATCTCATATGTTTGTCAACTAAacaccgagtgcgattattataccgaacccgaccaatccggcgagcttatccgcaaccgtatcctgacacctacccgaaccgcacgaaaaccaccagtgTTACAGTTtcaaaacggtccctgttcgggcgccatgtaacgctggtggttttcgtgcgggtGCGGGAGGTGTCGGAACACGGtggcggataagctcgccggattggtcgggttcggtagaataatcgcactcggtatttagctgacaaacatatgagatctttatttgaatatagTATTTACAAGTAGCCTCAATCGCAGATTGGGTCTAACGCCTCGcgacaagtggacccagccttagcggggGCGCGATTGGCTCGTggtggtcgcggcgaccaattgccgctgcgcGATTGGAATCGCGAGCGGTGGTAACGATGAGCGCGCGGTGACGCGTGGGCTAACGagcgcgctaggcgagagccaagacggaagttcgaaacaaaaatcaataaccgcgagagtacaGCTGAGTCGGTACAGTGTCAAAAGATAACTCTAACTTAGAATGATACATAATAAGAGCTGGAGTACTAGAACTATGAAATTATAAGGATACAAAAATAactctaacttaaattaaatcgcgtggtttgaaacggactcggtgtccggggaGATCgaggagccgcggaacgcggcaTCGGAGCGACGgtgacgattccgcgtctcgcccgagccgcctcgtgcaaaatgaggcgaagttctcgccaggacgcggatgccctgacgaggctttaggttacacgAGATTCTTCCCTGAGGGATAGGACGGaagggattggctagggatacccagccggcggactcgacgaggatgctcgtcgtggtcggtgattcgccgaggatactcggctacggagcacggcgaggatgctcgccgtgattggctgtggaCAGTATTCGGTAAGATCGGATTTGCCGAGGATGCTCGGCTTagtcgggacgacgaggatgctcgtcgaggggagtcaggatgaggcgagtatgcTCGTCCTCtcgggagtcggagtgcggtcgaggatactcgacctgtcggattcggcggaccgggaagatctgtcttcggtgttcccactgccggcttatatatccgaacgcacggttgggcggaccaatccgtgcgttcagTCGGCTGgtccggagtgggagcgttgccgaacgccacgggcggcgcgcgtgctgccgcgtgatcgcaaCGGCAGGTTATCTCGGTGCgtgcacgtggcgttctgccggtgtattcctcgggtggacggagcggagtggccgtgcgcgcgaggtggaggggcgttttgttacaaactTTTCTAATCTACCTTCTTTTTTATGTTGCTTATGTAATAACTGCTGCCAAGATTTTCGATACGCTATCGGAGATTCTGTTTCTCTCACTTGTTCGGGAAATTTGACGTTTCTGTCGTGTGatgctttttcttctttttcgtaaGATAGTCTATTCCATCTTTCGTTAGCTAATCTAATGCGTTCGCGATTCGCGTCGTAATTATCGGTTGACTCGTCGCAAtctaaatctttataatttacGTGTGAGCTCGTATGCTCATTACTGTCGTAATTTTCCTCTAAATGTTCTTTGATAATTTCTAAAGGATCGTCGAATTTTGTTCTGCACTCGCGTTTGCTTTCTATCGTTATCGTGTTTATGTATTTGATTTCCATTTGTTGGTTTGCTTCATGGTTCATTAGATATTTTTCACGCTCgttatcttttttgtttttattctctCTATTTGTACGCTTTAGGCCTCGGGATGTCTCGCTAATAGACGTGCTCTCGCGTCGATCGGTATTAACGTTATTATGTACATGACTGTCGCTAACCGCGTTTCTGTCAATTAACGAATATGCCTGATTGTTTTGTATGCGCGTTCCCTCTGCATCGTCGTTCGCTGAGATTACTTTTTTGCGTGGCTTGATTTTAGAATCATTTTCGTCATGACTCGGATTACTTCTCGAATTGTCAATTGATTCGTTTCCCGTTGCCTTGTAAACGCGATTTATTTCCCTCGGTTTttgttttgcaattttgtttattatgtcGTTGTGGTTTGAATCTATAAtggaatttattattgttttatttttgaatgcgtttttatacgctagtattttaaatttatctgaattaattgtttttatgttCTGTCGGTTTGTTGCATTAATTTTGTTTGCGCTTTTGTTTGACATTATTTCGCATATTGGTTCTGCGACTTgtattttaactgtattaatttCTGTATCATTATCTTTGTTAATTGCTATGGGTTtaattgtttcaattatttccctatcttgtatatttttatttattttatcgataaTTTTTAGATTCCAGTTAGTTTTTATTCGTTTTGCCGGTTTACCTTCATCTATgtgtttatattttcttttatttaatttttttattgttggtAAATTGCTTGTGTTACTTTTTATGTTTGAATTTTCAATTATCACTGTGTTAATTTTATCTGAGTCATTATGCTTTATTTTACACGCTTCcgtatttaacattaaatatttacgttttattttgtttacttttaaatCGTTTGATTTTGCGTTTGAATTTTCGAATATCATCGTTTCGATTTTATCACTAGATCGCATCATGTTGattgttttatcaattttattatttgcggttGGTTCcgtgtttttattaaatttttttagaatcgaTTTGACGTTATTGTCTTTGACTTTTAATGCTCTTATCGCTTTATTCGTATTAATGCTATCCTCGCTTGCCGTAAAGTACTCGTCTGAGTCGCTTTCGCTTTTCGATTCGTTACGCTGTTTCGCGGTTATCGATGTTAGCGTTTTTCTCGTGGTTGGCGAAGATTGTCTATGCGtgttatttttcttactatTTTTGCTCGCTGACGTATCATTTTTACTCAGGACATACGATTTGTTTTGATTCgcgattttattgtatttaattttcgacgaatcgtcgtcgtcgctggtTAATTCTGTAATAATTACGCCTTTGCGCTCGCTTGATCTGGGTCGTCGGTCCTCAGatctttctttattattacGTGTATTTCCGTAATTATCGCGCCTATATTGTTGATACTGATCATTTTTGTTGTATTCTATCGCTCTATTAAATCTATTTGTGCTGTTTGGTCGCTGTCCGCTATTCGATCTATTACGCGAATAATTATTTGCTGGTCTGCGTCTATCTTTGCTCCTCGatctattgttaaataattttgttggatcgtATCTAACTATTTGTTTAGTAGACtcgttatatttatttcttttgtacGCCTCGTAATTTTGTTTCGGTATCGCGCCCTTACTTTGGTCTGGAGAATTTTGCTTTTTTCTGTAGCTAGATTTTTTTCGATCGCCTAATGCTTGTAAACTGTCTAATAGTTTTACGAACTCTCCTAGGTCGTTCATTTGCGTTCTAACTTCGCGCTTTATGTCGTACGGAAAATGATCTTTGatcatgtaaattattatttcatcgGTTATTGGTTGGTCTAAAAGCTTAGCTTTATCTACGATGTCCATTGCGTATTCGCCCATCGTTTTGCCTGAGCTTGCcgaatatttattgttaattaaattttttctgaacTCGGTTTGAATTTCCGGACtccaaaatttatcttttaacgtTTGTAACGCGTCCTCGATGTTCGTTGGACTTTTTAACCTTATCCACGATTTTGCGTCATgcttaactatattttttaaccaATAAAGTTGCTCGGTTTCActaattttttcgaattttgctTTATCTTTGAACTCGCGAATAAAGTTTACTACGTTTTGCGTGTCTTGCGTGCctttataagataaatatttaaacggtGAAGTTAACCACTCGTTTCGTGGTATTCTAATACCTGAGTTTCCGCCGTTACCGCTTCCTCCTGTTGTGTTTTCATTATCGCGGTTGTTACGCGGTTCGATGGTCGTTTGACCTTGTTCGTTCGTTGATCTCACGAAAGTGTATTCGCTTTGACTCGAGTTTTGGGACATTGCGTAATTTTGTTGGTTGTCCTCGACACGGCTTTTTTGAAATTCGTCTCGCGAAGTACTTGGAATTTCTTTGTACGTTACCTGTTTTGCTGTATCGAATCGTCGATACTCTAACGCTAATAATGCTTCTTGACgcattctcatttttttaaattcttttactaAATTTGCTACTACGCTCGTTATCGATTGGTTCTCGATGTCGCTTAGCTGGTTTACCTGCGTGTTCGCATTGCTATTAAACGCGTCGCGATTATTGCTATCGCTGATTGTTgcgtcatttttatttttcttgcctGATTGGCTTCGCGTCGTCACTCCGTCTTTGTTGTTATCGTTATTGTTACTTCCGTCGttattcatttttgtaatttaattttactcgcGGGTTTTCGATACTGTACCTTCACGCACTGGTTTCACCGATTTTTTATTGTACTCGCTCACTACTTCGAACGCTCGTACCCGGTTTCTTTTGTCAATACGTCTCGCGTGTTTTAAACGGGTATGCTATTCGTATCTTTTCTCGCGCTCTGCTTTTGCTTCTTTAAGTTGAcgggaatttttttatttaacgattttatatattttatcagtttgcGGAATGCTATTAAACGCGTATAAATTGttttcacaatttatttatttttatatttatttgacgTCCTTCGTTATTTACACACCTGGCCTTTTGTTTGGCAGTGCGTCGAAGTTCTTGAcggttttatttttgttgtcgTCGAATGTAGATATTGTTATTATGTTGAAATGCTTGGGTATATATGTTTGTATTTTGAGTCTTATTATGTGTCTTAATCTAATCTTATGTCATCTGCAGCTGACTaggttaatttaaaattgattcttataaactaatttctaatattattggttattttatatttattttacagattatatttatattgttaataattagttGGTTTGCCAGTAAGTTTACTATTATACTTCTTAGTGctattatcatatattattaatgaatatgttttGTTATGTATAGTGTTAATCGTGACTGTGTATTGCTGATCAGCTTAGAACAGTGATAGTTATTTAGGTAATTTTAGGTAAAGTTATAGATTTTAGAAGTTTCATTCACACAAGGGTTACCATCATTCATTCGAAAGCTTGAAATGTGAGAATTAATAGAAAGAATAGTAGTCGTGCTAGAGATTTGAAAATGAATCGGAAGTAGATGTAATATTAATGTGTATAATGTCTGTAAATTGTATGTGTTTCTTAACACTAGttgcttaattttttaagtatcgataacgtaaaataaaataaaataaataaaaaaacattgcgCAGGGATTCGTTTAGAATTTgcgtattgtaaattttaaatgaaagtaGAGTTATAAATTGCTAAacttatatgttaattattaaagctAATTATATGGGTTATTATTGGTTTCTTATATctatcttataaattaattattttcgaaGTGCTTTACTTCGGTGTCGTAATCGGTAATTAAATGTCGTAATCgggttaaaatattaaaatgattgtCGATGATCAAAGTTCGCTTGCCGATTTTGTTTCTGAATATGATATTTGCgctcgttatttttttattcacgtTAATTCGTTTCGTCGCGGAACGTAGTCTTCGCGGTGTACGATATTGAGTTGAGATAGTTGGTCTGCCACTATCTATTTGTTAACTCGGCGTGAAAATTTCTAAGTGTCGAAACTCTTGTTGTTTCGTGTTTGTGCTTGTTAAAGCTTACTCTTCGCGTGTCTCGAGCTCTATCTCGATTGAAATATTATGCTACTATCGCTATCCTGCTTTATGTTCGGCTTCGCGTTTAATGTCGTTCTAGCTCGCGCTATACGGTTTTCTGATATCTCCATCTCTTTCTTTGTTCGGAACTCGCTTTGATCTCGGCTTCTGAATAGATTTGAGAGGTTTCTTTTCGcgtcgcgttttttttttagagaacgTATTTTTCTCGACGGATTTCCGCCCCTTATTTTCGTTGGAACGTGATCGTTCGTGTTGCTATGCGATGTTGCGTAATATCGAAGCTTCTAGAACTTTCTAGAACGTTCGGCTTTTAACGTGTTTTCACCTACCTTTGGTGTATCTTGCAATGTTGATTTGCATACATATATGAAATACATGTAGTATTGTTTGattgaaattttgtgttttatttattattttgttggtTCGTTTGCTCAACGTGTAATATTTTTAGCGTCGCGCTCTTAGCTGCGTTAACGGAATTTGCTTTTGACTTTATGTtgttataattatctaaatcgTTTTCGATTAATTTTGTTAGTCTTTTACTCACTACAAATTTTTACGAGCTTCTACGATATTGTTTCTCaaacgaaaattaaattttctcgtGAGTTTAGAATGTTTGTTATGTTTAGACTCTGACGTGTGAATAATTTCCGAAAATCTGATGATAAGCTTTTGATTgttctaaaacttttttagaCGTATCAGGAACTCTCGTTTTACTGAAATAGACACAACGATATCTCAATGCGGATATATAAGTCTCtctaattttcttaatgttgtataGCTTTCCGTTAAAATACGTTTGCAATATGCACTGGAAtttatttccataaaatttttaatgcaaggTATATGCATGCGACTATCAAgcaaatttgcaataatattttgttaaatatttcgtTTAGTTGAGCTTCTCTTAATTTATTCAATCTGTTTTGTTGCTGTTCGTTACATTCGTTGGGCATTTTATGccgttaatataattattattactgtgaCTATTAAGCATAAAGTTAGTAACATTGCTATGTAAAGCAgttcaaaattattgttatacgtTACACTTGGTTGGTCGTCGTCTTGCATATTTCTTTTAGAcgtgaaattttgttaaatcttataattaaatgtttgattcaTGCATGGATTGTCTTATCTGATATTCTGGTTGTGATGtgaaagtgaaatttttatttgtttatttttagcgcaaattttaattattgaattttgtaatctttatttttcgactatttattattttctatttgacGATTTACGTATCGTTAGTTTCGTATTACAGCGTCTTACgttttcttaacaaattttcGCGGAATTGTCTTCGCTATtagatatttgaaattttgaatttttctttaaaattcgaATCTGCGCTTACGAATTTTTTGAATATGTAATATAACGTGTCAAACTACTCGTGATTTCGTTATCTATCGAGCTGTACAGTCGAAAATGctgtaagattaattttttattattgcaattatgaacttgttgaaatttttctaagttttttattcttaaaaaattttttgcgcagGGCTTCGCCTAAGAAAGtgctttttttgaattttttcacttttcgcACTTTTCACTTTCACTCACTGAATTTACTTATTTTCTCGCGATGATTTTAACACTCGCGGATTTATGATGCCGACGCGGTTGTCGCGAATTGATTGGCTTTATAGTTACTTGCGTaattcatttttcaattattaacgtCTACCCGATAAGTCACGGTCGCCATTTGGGAATGAGGGGTGGCGGAAAGGAATTTTTTATTGGGGACGTATTCGTAGTCACAAATTGTTGGGTTACAGGTTTTCGATATATCAGGTGAGATCTTCTGACTATGGTGAGAAGATTCTTTGCGACGTTAAGACCGTGGTGAGCTATCTAACTGTAACCGGACTCGACGTGTTAGTGTTGTTTCAGCCTCGGGTTACCggaattaacatttaaaatgtcaaaaagcTAAGTTTTGTTGGTCGTTTATTCTCGACGGCCGCCACTTGTTTTGCTTACCCGAAAACAAGAAAGGTGATCACCGGCTGGGTCGCACCGGTAGTCACGTCGCCTACCTCGTTGTATACGCCCTCGATCGCGGTGTTGTTTGACCTGGTTCCCTGCGGCGGTGTATCCGATCGTCCGTCTGAATTTCGGGTCCAAATCCCTCGGTTGCTCGAAGCCTCGGTACAGCCGATGCTCGGTGATTTACGCCCTCGCAATTGGTAGTTGTTTGCGGAATCGTCGCGCTCACTAATGCGTGCTAGTACGTGGGGTGGGAAAATTGTTGGTCGCTCAAGTGAAAGATGAAACTCAATGTTCGAAACAAATCACACAGTTTATTGCGTTAAACTACATGCGGACTGCCGCGTTCGCATTGTCGTTCGTACAATTGTATTTACGCGGTCGTTCACACAGTCGTTCACGCGTTCACGCACTTAATCTAACGGGATGCGTCGTCACACATCACTCGCGCACGCACGGCGCTTTTATGTACGCGAGTTTCAAACGCGTATTACTTTCAAAGGAAATGCCGGCACGGTCGATCGCCCTTGGGCACCGTGGGCGAAGATTACTAAAACAAAGTCGTAAAATGGTTTATACAGTTTTCGATTCGCATTACTAGCGAAACGGTTAATTTCGTTCACAGAGCGATTTTTTTATTCCGGGTTgatacgagatattttatttctcgcCCGTTCGCGGTTGTTAAACGAAACTCGTCATCCTCGCGGGATGATATATCTCTCTAGCCATCCGCTCTGGCTCGCTCCTCGAAATCCACTGAAGCTCGAAGCTTCCACCTCGAAGTTGCGGGACCGTTTTTCTCCCACTCCTTCGAGGTTCTTTTCGTTCGGCCAATCGTGGC encodes:
- the LOC105203533 gene encoding putative uncharacterized protein DDB_G0282133, encoding MNNDGSNNNDNNKDGVTTRSQSGKKNKNDATISDSNNRDAFNSNANTQVNQLSDIENQSITSVVANLVKEFKKMRMRQEALLALEYRRFDTAKQVTYKEIPSTSRDEFQKSRVEDNQQNYAMSQNSSQSEYTFVRSTNEQGQTTIEPRNNRDNENTTGGSGNGGNSGIRIPRNEWLTSPFKYLSYKGTQDTQNVVNFIREFKDKAKFEKISETEQLYWLKNIVKHDAKSWIRLKSPTNIEDALQTLKDKFWSPEIQTEFRKNLINNKYSASSGKTMGEYAMDIVDKAKLLDQPITDEIIIYMIKDHFPYDIKREVRTQMNDLGEFVKLLDSLQALGDRKKSSYRKKQNSPDQSKGAIPKQNYEAYKRNKYNESTKQIVRYDPTKLFNNRSRSKDRRRPANNYSRNRSNSGQRPNSTNRFNRAIEYNKNDQYQQYRRDNYGNTRNNKERSEDRRPRSSERKGVIITELTSDDDDSSKIKYNKIANQNKSYVLSKNDTSASKNSKKNNTHRQSSPTTRKTLTSITAKQRNESKSESDSDEYFTASEDSINTNKAIRALKVKDNNVKSILKKFNKNTEPTANNKIDKTINMMRSSDKIETMIFENSNAKSNDLKVNKIKHSNHNDIINKIAKQKPREINRVYKATGNESIDNSRSNPSHDENDSKIKPRKKVISANDDAEGTRIQNNQAYSLIDRNAVSDSHVHNNVNTDRRESTSISETSRGLKRTNRENKNKKDNEREKYLMNHEANQQMEIKYINTITIESKRECRTKFDDPLEIIKEHLEENYDSNEHTSSHVNYKDLDCDESTDNYDANRERIRLANERWNRLSYEKEEKASHDRNVKFPEQVRETESPIAYRKSWQQLLHKQHKKEALWFMVSSASWQVDLA